A genomic segment from Daphnia pulex isolate KAP4 chromosome 5, ASM2113471v1 encodes:
- the LOC124193312 gene encoding uncharacterized protein LOC124193312 isoform X1: MLPQPTTPRLQLITSPKLSNSTLERQSTTEISQVSFSDTQHGNPEVSNKLRFKQWQKVKVLNENLFQSLSGALKDAHEHVALFRNIDGGNIGRVPRSPKYLSQWTTEKVKAESVNGLLKANVEGAIFEDYKVALTLNNGQKAGDVTFFCDIKLGRWCMEHDHHAVASGRLAGENNTGKETRIKNCSALLTSAFFVVISVRNRLIVMS, translated from the exons atgctgccccaacctacgacaccgaggctccagcttattacatcACCAAAGCTGTCGAATTCTACACTGGAGCGCCAAAGTACGACAGAAATCAGTCAAGTGAGCTTCTCCGACACCCAACACGGCAACCCCGAAGTTTCGAATAAACTTCGTTTCAAACAGTGGCAAAAAGTGAAG gtgtTAAACGAAAATCTCTTCCAATCCCTGAGCGGTGCCCTTAAAGATGCCCACGAGCACGTAGCGCTGTTCCGCAACATCGATGGCGGTAACATAGGTCGAGTTCCCCGTTCTCCTAAATATTTGAGCCAATGGACAACCGAGAAGGTGAAAGCGGAAAGTGTTAATGGTTTGCTCAAAGCTAATGTGGAGGGTGCAATTTTCGAAGACTACAAGGTCGCATTGACCTTAAACAatggtcaaaag gctGGAGATGTTACGTTCTTttgtgatatcaaattgggTCGCTGGTGTATGGAACATGATCACCATGCTGTTGCATCAGGGCGATTGGCTGGAGAGAACAATACTGGCAAAGAAACAAGGATAAAAAATTGCAGTGCACTGTTAACaagtgcattcttcgtcgtaatatcagtacgcaatcgg TTGATTGTGATGTCGTGA